One genomic window of Legionella jordanis includes the following:
- a CDS encoding reverse transcriptase domain-containing protein — translation MGEKEHNHREHGATPESLFQAYFDCRKNKRNTMNALRFETDYESNIIALREELNSGTWHPGRSIAFVIDKPVKREIFAADFRDRVVHHWLINQLNPLFEKTFIYDSYASRKGRGAHLGIARAAQFIRKCSLNYQRDCYVLKLDIMSFFIRINRRILWEGLRCFIERHYNQSDKKLILEVARKIVENEPTSHCFIKGKRRDWQDFPKDKSLFYARHYCGLPIGNLTSQVFANFYLNPFDHYIKHDLGVRFYGRYVDDFLLVHEDKMFLKSLIPQMERFLQEELELELHPRKRYLQHYCKGIPFLGVILKPHCIYAGRRIKGNFYDAITKHNAVAKDHKPTKEEQMAFLCSINSYLGILSHYQTYRLRKGMLKKHLSIWWWNLMFFSGGCAKLVAKQRTAR, via the coding sequence ATGGGAGAAAAAGAGCATAACCATAGGGAGCACGGCGCGACACCGGAATCCTTGTTCCAGGCCTATTTTGATTGCCGCAAGAACAAACGCAATACCATGAATGCGCTCCGCTTTGAAACGGATTATGAAAGCAATATCATCGCTTTGCGAGAGGAGCTCAATTCCGGCACCTGGCATCCTGGACGCTCCATTGCTTTTGTGATTGATAAACCGGTGAAACGCGAAATCTTTGCAGCAGACTTTCGTGACCGTGTGGTGCATCACTGGTTAATTAATCAATTGAATCCGCTGTTTGAGAAAACCTTTATTTATGACAGCTATGCGAGCCGCAAAGGACGAGGCGCGCATCTGGGGATTGCACGTGCCGCACAATTTATCCGCAAATGCTCCTTAAATTACCAAAGAGACTGCTACGTGCTAAAACTCGATATCATGAGTTTTTTCATCCGCATTAATCGACGTATTCTCTGGGAAGGCCTTCGCTGCTTTATCGAGAGGCATTATAACCAATCCGATAAGAAATTAATCCTGGAGGTAGCCAGAAAAATCGTTGAAAATGAGCCAACAAGCCACTGTTTTATCAAGGGGAAACGGCGTGATTGGCAGGATTTCCCCAAAGACAAGAGCCTTTTTTATGCCAGACACTACTGCGGACTGCCGATTGGAAACCTCACAAGCCAGGTGTTTGCCAATTTTTATTTAAATCCTTTTGACCATTATATCAAACACGATTTGGGTGTGCGTTTCTATGGCCGTTACGTCGATGATTTTCTTCTGGTGCACGAAGATAAAATGTTTTTAAAATCACTCATACCTCAAATGGAGCGGTTTTTGCAAGAAGAGCTCGAACTCGAGCTTCATCCGCGCAAGCGATACCTGCAGCATTATTGCAAAGGCATTCCTTTTCTTGGGGTGATTCTCAAACCACACTGCATCTATGCCGGTCGTCGCATCAAAGGAAACTTTTATGACGCCATTACAAAGCATAATGCAGTAGCTAAAGACCATAAACCCACGAAAGAGGAGCAAATGGCCTTTTTATGTTCTATCAACTCTTATCTTGGGATTTTAAGTCATTACCAGACGTATCGCCTAAGAAAAGGCATGCTCAAAAAGCACTTATCCATTTGGTGGTGGAATTTGATGTTTTTCAGTGGCGGATGCGCCAAGTTGGTGGCTAAACAAAGAACGGCACGATAA
- a CDS encoding four helix bundle protein: MAFYTELPVYKDSYQLVLKVFEETKNFPREYKYTLGQDMKRDALHLLRCIYRANKHQNRVEHLEAFLDELELLKLEIRLCVEMKLISLKRQALLSELLTRIGKQVTGWRNASR, from the coding sequence ATGGCTTTCTATACGGAGTTACCGGTTTACAAGGACAGTTACCAGCTGGTGTTAAAGGTGTTTGAAGAAACAAAGAATTTCCCAAGGGAATACAAATACACCCTGGGCCAGGACATGAAGCGCGATGCCCTTCATTTGCTTCGTTGTATTTACCGGGCCAACAAGCATCAAAACAGAGTAGAGCATTTGGAGGCGTTTTTAGATGAGTTGGAGTTATTGAAACTGGAAATTCGCCTCTGTGTTGAGATGAAACTGATATCACTTAAAAGGCAAGCCCTGTTAAGTGAACTCTTGACACGCATAGGCAAACAGGTGACCGGCTGGCGTAATGCCAGTCGATAA
- a CDS encoding IPT/TIG domain-containing protein, whose translation MQKTIKNTLMNRILAFLWLGLMMTTAYAGTPLWTFEPLTATTIAVPANGTAMVQYRVTNQSSKPHTLSMQPIRGIAQITTGLNVCGNPFVLRGKNSCVLSLQINGSQLNGPITGGPVVCQQGNPNQCYRPGSANILRITQAPPITDAVITVIGSPLTLTVNGPMGQLTITNTTLEVAATNITSNFTGTALDGNVTETGNTCANVPPGGSCTLTYTPGNTVVPQTNFTIQGTNTNALAAAIAIQSGSTLTAINPNSGTASGGTGFTLTGTGLTGATSVTFDGVAATSVNVVDSTTVTGVTPAHVAGAVDVVINTPAGGATLANGYTYMATAVGQSAFGGTIACLNGGLNNLIAATADNSTAIQWGGFGVAVGAVAQSNTDGASNTAAIVACLTGPGGGAGCPMNINANTYAAGICSNFEVDSQGNTPCQAGNTCYDDWFLPASPAVSGIPANPTSQLDCLWFNRNAIGGFSDVGYWSSTEFSGNPTFFAWDQFFDSGFQLDDVKFFDLRVRCVRAFTP comes from the coding sequence CACCACGATTGCAGTGCCTGCCAATGGTACCGCCATGGTGCAATATCGAGTCACCAATCAATCCAGCAAGCCACACACCTTAAGCATGCAGCCCATTCGGGGCATTGCGCAAATCACTACAGGGCTCAATGTGTGCGGCAATCCTTTTGTGCTCAGAGGCAAGAATTCCTGCGTACTGTCTTTACAGATAAATGGCAGTCAGTTAAATGGCCCCATTACGGGTGGTCCCGTGGTTTGCCAGCAAGGAAACCCCAATCAGTGTTATCGGCCAGGTAGCGCCAATATTTTGCGCATCACCCAGGCGCCACCGATAACGGATGCGGTGATTACCGTCATAGGGTCTCCTTTAACACTCACGGTAAATGGTCCAATGGGGCAGCTCACGATTACCAACACGACCCTTGAGGTGGCAGCCACCAACATCACCTCCAATTTCACAGGGACAGCGTTGGATGGCAATGTCACCGAAACAGGCAATACCTGTGCGAATGTGCCGCCAGGAGGCAGTTGTACACTGACTTACACGCCAGGCAACACGGTGGTACCGCAAACGAATTTCACCATCCAGGGCACCAATACCAATGCACTGGCAGCAGCCATTGCCATTCAATCAGGCAGTACGCTGACCGCCATCAACCCAAACTCAGGAACGGCATCAGGGGGAACGGGTTTTACCTTAACGGGGACTGGTTTAACAGGTGCCACGAGTGTCACCTTTGATGGAGTAGCAGCAACCAGTGTTAATGTCGTCGACTCTACGACGGTAACCGGGGTCACGCCTGCCCATGTTGCAGGAGCTGTCGATGTCGTGATTAATACGCCGGCGGGTGGTGCCACACTGGCTAATGGCTATACTTATATGGCCACCGCAGTCGGACAGTCGGCTTTTGGTGGCACGATTGCTTGCCTGAACGGGGGATTGAACAATCTGATTGCCGCCACTGCCGATAACAGCACAGCTATTCAATGGGGAGGATTTGGTGTGGCTGTTGGTGCTGTGGCGCAAAGCAATACCGACGGTGCCAGTAATACCGCAGCCATTGTTGCCTGCTTAACAGGGCCTGGAGGTGGCGCAGGCTGTCCAATGAATATTAATGCCAACACTTACGCTGCGGGAATTTGCAGTAACTTTGAAGTGGATTCTCAAGGCAATACCCCTTGTCAGGCAGGAAACACCTGCTATGACGATTGGTTTTTGCCAGCATCACCGGCTGTATCTGGTATTCCGGCAAACCCAACATCCCAGCTAGACTGTTTGTGGTTTAACAGAAATGCCATTGGCGGTTTTTCCGATGTCGGCTACTGGAGTTCTACCGAGTTTTCCGGCAACCCTACGTTCTTCGCCTGGGACCAGTTCTTCGACAGTGGCTTCCAGCTCGACGACGTTAAGTTCTTCGATCTTCGGGTTAGGTGTGTCCGGGCTTTTACCCCTTAA